aattttcccaaatttgaaAACAATTCGGACAAAACAACTCATCATCTTTTTTGTTCCAAGGCTATTATTTCCATAAGACAGCTAGCTATCAACGTAATTCATCTATACGATGGTAAGATGCCATAACACTGTTGCCAACTTTATAACGGGGAACaacaaaatctaaaaataaaataaaattgaacgATGGTCCCAGAAATAATCTTTTCAAAAGTTTCTCCTAAGCTGTATTAATTTCTTGGAAATGAGACAAAACCAAAAATATAAGCAGCtaaggaaaaagaatgatacTTTCATGAGTGGAAATAATTACTTGCTTTGGTTTGAATCTTTCAGAGTGAACAAAATTTCTTCCCGAGAGAACAACTGGGAAGCAATTGAATCCTAATTACTCTTTAATTTATCGTCCATCGAGCTCGTCCCTTGCAACAATAGGCCTGTGCCACAAGATTTATAAACTTAAGCaaatcatcatcaccatcatccaTATATGGTAATCTTGAACATAAATCTTTAAAAAGGCCAAAGCTATGAAGGCATAATTAGGTCAATATATTCAAATCCAATGTTgactataaaaaaaagagactatGAAGTGTACCAAATATCATGGAAAATACCAAAGTCTCCTTTAGTTTGGACTATTACATTGGTTAACTAActaaaaaattaccaatttcaGACAATTTGGCAAATCACAACGTGCATTCTATTGGGCTACTTGGGTTCCATCGAGTAGATTAAATTCAAAACCCTAAATTCGTTTTTCGCATCGCGAAATATGTTGAGCTTCCTATTTCGATCCATGACATACTATTTGCAAATGTGATCTAACTCTACGACATATTATATTGCATCAAATTCATACACAAAGAAGGGAAATGGAAATGTTCGGAGCAAAACTGATCATTTCATTTCTTACCTACTTTGCCTGTTGATTTTGTCGAGCGATTTGAGTTTGAGGAAGTTCGATGGCTGATCTCTCGGGTAAACGCCGGCGAGAAGCCACGAGTTCGTGCATTCGACTGTCTTCAGAGACTTGTTACCGGGGGGACACAACTGTGACGCGATCGAACTCGGATCAAGCTCTAACTGATTGATGTACGTCGAGCTCGCGCCATCCATTACCGGGACCGTGCCGCTAAAATCATTGTATAACGGGTGAGGATGAACGTGCTAATGAAATAAAATCAGTGCTAATGAACATTCGATTTTCAGTTCATATGTCAACAAGAAAGGACAAAAGTTGTCACTGTTCAAGATAATGTATAAcaggaaattaatttttatttcgaaCATTTTATACattttgaaaaatggaaataCATTATTGTAAAGGAAAATTTCTATTGTTTCCAAAGGTTTAATTTGAATATCAAGTGCATATATCATATTCGAATATCGAACAAATATGGTAGATCCACTGCATTATTTACGAGTCTCTATAAATATATGCATGCCAAGTTGAGGACATGAGCTCGCGATCTTTATGCGAAAAACCCCCGTGACTTTAACTTCTAGTACTCAAgtttacaaggaaaaaaaaaaaccttaaaaaaatcaaaactgcaaaagaaaaaaaaatgttatttgaATGTCTCAATACCTGCTTATTTGTTCGTCGAGAAAATTCAATGGCTGATCGCTTCGGCAAACATGACCGGGCAACGGGTTGGCGCCTGGCGGTTCATCGACTCGACATGATGAAGTCGACGCTCCGAGATCGTCCGCGATGAAATAATGGCGCAGTGAAACCTCTTGATCCTGACTCGATCTTTGCGGCAACCCCAGATTGCAATTCTCGACATTGCTACCGACACCGAGCTCCGAGCCGCGAAGCATAGCGAGCAGCTGCTGAGCACGCCGGAGCTCACACTCGACCAGCTGGACAGCGGCGGCCAGGTCGCGGATCACGCGGTAGCACCCGCCCACGCGGTCGAAGGCCCTCATGTTGGACTCGAAGATGATGGTCTCCATGGCGATCCTGCGAGGTTCGGGCGGGAGGTGCCTGGTCAGCTCGTTCATGTTCCTGAGGCCATAGAGGGCGCGGGCGTTGGCGAAGGTCTGTGGGAGGGCGGCGGGGAAGAACTCGGCCCACTGGCAATCAGGCCGGCACTTCCGGCGCTGGTGCCGGCACGCGGCGCAAGCCCGCAAGTCGGgcttggcggcggcggcggcggcaggcaTTGGCCTGTTTTGCCGGCTCGTTTGCTTATAATTCTAGTAAGGGGGGAGTGATTTCCGGGGAGAGATGGAGAATATTTCTGCGTGTGAAGTGGGAGCAAGGCAGATGGCtctttgaagagagagagagagatctttcaTTTAAGGTAACTGAAAGGTGTTTGTGCGAAGTGGTggatatggagagagagagagagagagagagagagagagagagaggggcagtACGTGGGGGGTGTTTGTTGTTGATATTTGACtggattgttcttgcttggATCCCTTTCGTTTAAGCAAGAAAAGGGttaacatttttctttctttctttctttcttttccttctttcgctTCGATTATGTTCATCATTTCTCTCTGTTGAAGATTAGTAGGAGCAGGTTAATGTGGCACTTCATTTTTAAGATCGATATCTTGGGCGGCCGAAACCGACGAGGTATCAACTCGAACCGGCCGGTGCTTCTACCGGTTGAGCTTTTACCTAGTGAGGCCGCTTTAGCGAATCTgtaatcctaaagaaaaatcccTAGTTCTGTATCCTAAGGGCTCGTTCATCAAAGCTGAAAAGTTTAGTGTTGAAAATATGAGCACCATCAAAATTTTAAGTGTTGCCAATAGAAATGAAAAGTTGTTTTACATTGAATATAATTACTTCCATACCAAACAAGAAATTGCGAACATCGGTTTTTAGCAATATGGTTGACAAGAGTTTGAATATTGTCAATTGTCTTTTCCAATTGATGAATTAAGTACCTCTCTCCttgcttatttttattttaaagccTTTTCACTCAATCGAATCTTTCAAGTCAATGTTAATTTAGTTATCAGCCTTGACAAATCTCTAACTCCGCATTTCTTAGTATATCTATGCTTATTTTGGCAAAAAAcctctaaaaataattaattttgcaTACACAGATTCTACTTTGAAATTTCCACTTATTATGTGTTTTAATATAATTGCTTAGAGCGAGTTTTGAAAgagtttaatttaaaaattttcctgaTGTTggctacattaattgaaaataatatttaccGTTTAATGGGGTTAGTCTATTAAGGTGCAATATACTGATTCTTAATTAGTTTAACATGGGATGGCTAGCGTAGGTCAAGTTAAGCCCAATCCTTGATGAGAGGACCCGTGGCTGAAAACTCTTTAAATATGGCGCAAATCCCTCCTCTAACGCTCTAATGCACAAATCATCTCACATAAAGGAAGATCGCATCTGTTCGTGAGTTGCGCTCTCAATTGGCTAGTGTTCCGATGATGGGAATAGAGGGGAAGCATTTGAGTTCCAAATTATCGCCATACCACATCAATATCGATAGATTCTAAACTAGGTATGCGAATCTCCTTTCCTCTATGATAATGTGTTTCCAACTCTGATTATGGTGTTCTTGGGATGTGCCATTTTCGCAGTCTTACATTTGGTATCATAGAGGCCATAAGCTAGAATTGGAACATTCGGATTTGGGTTGTTTTTGCAACTTTTGACCAATGAAAACTATTTTGATCACATAGATGGACTCATCTCATCCATATAAGCATTTTGAGTGATCACACGACTACGGTGGACACGAGAGGGGCCTTTACGTGCCATGACGGCTATGACTTGTGACGGCCACGGTGAAACTTACTgtttttacattttgtttggtgaaaattaTTATTACCGGACGGCGGCTCATGCGCTTGCATGCACCATGCCGGTGGCTGCGTGTGCAGCTACACGCCCAGCAGCACGAAACATCACCTATGTTGATTGTTGGTAACTGTTATGCTAACGCCAACATGATGTCACCCTTGGCCTGGGTTGACCCGCCAACCCCGCCTAACCCGGTTTGACCATTAACAGGTCTATCTAGTCGGTGGTTGGATCGGTTGGACCATAATATGGCTAGATCGAACTAACCGGTCGGACCATTATatggtcgaaccggtcgaatCGGTCCGATCGGCCTTCGGGTCGGATGAGATGCCACATGTGTGTCTCATGTACCGAGCCTTTAGGCGGCACGTGAGGGGGCATGCAGGCTTTTTTTGGATCATGTTTGATGCTGGCATGTTCATATGGTCCCGCTCTATATTATGGTATATTCTTATTACATGCCCGATGCTTTTAAGGATGGATTGGCCTTCGGGCCGGATGAGATGTCACCTGTGCGTCTCACATGCTGAGCCTTTAAGCGACATGTGAGGGCACATTCGAGCTTTTTTTGGAGCGTAGGTGATGCTAGCATGCTCGTACAATCCTGCTCTACATTGCAGTACATTCATAGTACATGTCTGATGCTTTTAAGGATGAAAAATGCGTACATAGCCCTATATACATTTATTTTAAAgggtatttttgtatttttttccttgtatttcTATATGGTTTCAAAAATACATGATGCTAGCTCACATGTTAATGACCACTTACATAATGTGTAGCGCTAATTCATTGATGAATACATCAATGAATTGTAATTGACATAGGATGTGATTTTAAACTTAATGACAAGTATATAATAGACGTGAGACATAAGGTTTATATCCCTGGTATGAGAGATTTTCATGGATTCACTTGGGTAGTGAATGCCAAAGTGGCATATGGGTTTGAGAAATATCGGTCTGATATTGTGGTGGAATGTCTCTTGTTATGATGCGTGATCATACTAATGAAAACTAAcatggggtaaatttatcataaatgtaccggttttggataaatttataacagatatatcggtttggggttttggtggtcaaaaaaataatgtgGTAAATTAATCACAAGTGTGCCGGTTTATGATTTTATGtcgtcaaaaaaataatttgagataaacttatcacaagtgtaccggtttagagtttttcgtggtagTTATCCAAAAAGCGAAAGCCATACAAGGATTTGTGCCTTTGATACTGATTATATTCTTGAGAATGAACTACTcggaaggaaaatgctttcctgcAATATTGTCAATATAATCTCAATCATAAATTCGCACACTAccatcgcgtgttttgcataaagcactcattgattgggagattatGTAGTAAAAAATAATCGACAATTTTGTCAGACTGTCAAGCTAGCTATACACACTGCTGCGAGCAAAGCCGTGACAAAATGTTCCGGAGGTTCTCAGACATCAAGAGACAAGCACAAACTTAAACTTGATGTCCCGTCACCAATCTCACGCAGGAATGGTTGAGAGACTTGGAATAGtcaatttgagaaggaagaaaaactTCGTGCACATCAAACCGTAATGCCTCGCCCTTAATTTCTTTTCGTGTTAGGATTGCAAAGGAGCAACGCCATCATCGGGGAAGGCACCTGATCCGACCGCACATCGATCTGCTGCGTCACTAACTATCTGCAGCCGCTTTTCATCTTCTGGACACTTCACTTGGGCAACTAGATTTGCCATCTAGTCTCCCCTTAGCGTCTCGTGTTCAAGCAACGCATTAGCGAGCACTTGTAGCTCTTCGCCGTGAGTTGTCGGGACATTCTTTGCATCGTCCTAAGCCCTTTCCAGGAGCCGCTTCACTTCCTTTCTGCTGAGGAGCCAGGTCTTGGTACTCATGCCGAGCTTTGTAACCATCAACCTAGCGAGATAAGTAGCCCGCCAAGATCCATGCTAGCCCCAGAAGTCACCTTGTCTTCTCCAGAAATGAGCTCTCCGGCGACCCGCTCGCCCATGCAAAAAGTGGAGCTTCATGAACATCTCCTTCCGGGAAAAGCTAGACTCGCCCTCTTCCGGCAGTGTCGCGACCATGCCGAGAGCGTTGTCTCGGGGGACTATGGTCGCCTCCGGATCTGATTACACACACCTCCCCTCCCCCCACTCCCGGGGATGGCCTTCCTCACATGGCATTCGACTTGTTTATAGAAAAGACAAACTAGCACATCTGTTCCAGGTCTGTTGATTCCCCAGCTTTTACAGAACAAATTAGGTTTTTAAACCCTCCCAAACACGAGCGTGATATTTAGCTGTCTATAAAGCAGTTTAGGCCAATGGTGCCAAAGTGCTGACCTTGGAAGGACGTGGACTGATGTTCATTAAGGGACGTCCAAGGTTTAAAAGATTCTTTTGATTGCACGCATGACCATCTCTCCTGTCTCCATGCCTAAGAGAAGACAAATTCTCAGACGTTTGTATCATTAAACTAATgaacaagaaagcaaaaagaaaaagatcaaatGATTAACTTTTTTTCCAGCATAAAAATGATTCGAAGGAGGACTCTGCTCTTGCCCTGCTTTTGAGAAAAATGGCCACACTTTTTCTGGCCATTGCATGCTTATGCTGTGCTCTGTTGAGCTGTGGAATCGGAGCTGAACTCGAAGGATCACAGAGCAGATCCATCGCAGCTGCGAGAGAACAACCTTACAGAACCTCCTATCACTTCCAGTCTCCTCGGAACTGGTTAAATGGTACGAAGTTCTTTAATATCGCCTCTAATCTGTTCATTTCTTTCTTCGATGTTTAATCGAACCATTTTTCACTCTTATTCTTTTGTACTGATGCTATTACGAGACACGTTCCGAATCTGATCGCGGAGAGCATACACGGGGGCTTTGTTTTTCCTGCAGATCCTAATGGTAAGTTTTGCAGATTTTGAGCAATATCATTGTTTTGTTACTTCTTTTAGGGCCTACTGATCATTGGAGCTTACTGCTACTAGAAACAAATTACGAAAGAATAGAATGAATTCGTGGCAAAATAGAGTTTGTGGAGTTCTTGAATTGTTCAAACAACTCCCTAACATTGATTGATCCAATCAGGTCTTATGTATTACAAAGGGGTTTACCACTTGTTCTACCAGTACAATCCTCACAGCGCCCTCTTCAGCAACGGTATAGTATGGGCGCATTCAGTTTCGTATGATCTAGTCAACTGGGTTCACCTTAATCACGCCCTCGAGCCAAGCGAACCATTCGACGTCAAAAGTTGCTGGTCAGGTTCTGCTACTATCCTTCCAGGGAGCAGACCAGTCATTTTGTATACTGGCATAGACGCAAATTATCGTCAAGTGCAGAACTTGGCGATTCCAAAGAATGAGTCTGATCCCTTCCTACAAGAATGGGTCAAGTTCTCACAGAATCCGATTATTGTTCCTCCCATAGGAATCGAACCGGACAATTTTCGAGACCCAACAACTGCCTGGTGGGGTCCAGATGGTAAATGGAGGATTATAGTTGGAAGCTGGAGGGACAACATAGGAATGGCGATTCTTTATCAAAGTGATGACTTCTTTCACTGGTCTAAATCCGAGCATCCTCTTTTCACATTGAGCAATACCAGCATGTGGGAGTGCCCAGACTTTTTCCCGGTATCCACAGATAGCACAAATGGCATGGACACATCAACCCTGAACCCAAGCACTAAGCACGTGATGAAGGCAAGCTTCAATAGTCACGATTATTATGTGCTAGGCACTTATAATCTTGAGCTGGAAAGGTTTTCACCAGATGATGACCTCAAGGGAGCTAGTCCGGACTTAAGATTGGACTACGGGAAGTACTACGCTTCCAAATCGTTCTTTGACAGTGCAAAGAACCGGAGAATACTGTTCGGATGGGTCAACGAGTCGGATAGTACAGAGGATGACATAGCAAAGGGTTGGTCTGGACTTCAGGTGAGTTGAGCTTCAATTGCTAATACAAATCAATAAATCGATATTCATGTGCAGCATGCAAATAGACgtgtttgaaaatttatttgggAGACCCATGGGTAGAAAAGTCCGCTTACGAACCGAATTTAATTTGTTTTGCAGGCATTTCCAAGAGAAATTTGGCTAGACAGAAGTGGAAAGCAACTGATACAGTGGCCTGTTGAGGAAATCAAAACTTTGCGCGACAAAAATATTGGTGTTAAGTCTCTGGGACTCGACGGTGGTTCAACTTATGAAGTTTCAAATATCACTGCTTCACAGGTTGCGCGAATAGACCTGTTGCATCTTCTAGTCATCTCAACTTGTTTGTTTCATATATATGATGCCATTGCTctaaatttacttctctctgGTTTTCCAATGTAAATCAAAAGGTGGACGTCGAAGTTGCCTTTGAATTGCCCAAACTGGAAGAGGCCGAGCTCATGGATCCAAACTGGGTCGACCCCCAAATTCTGTGCAGCGAAAAGAATGCATCGGTTGGGGGCATGTATGGACCGTTTGGTTTGTTAGCTTTGGCGACGAAGGATTTAAGAGAACAAACGGCGATATTCTTTAGAGTATTCAGAGGCCATAACAGATACATTGTCCTGATGTGTAGTGATCAAAGCAGGTAAAATGTGGGATAGCTTTTTACAAACTCTTGCCTTGGTCTCCTGTTCATTGTCCTCCGAATTCGTCGTAAAAGATTGGCTATGACAGGTCTTCATTGAGGAACGAGATTGATAAGACCATATATGGAGCTTTCCTCGACATAGATCCTCAAGTCGAGAAGATTTCCTTAAGAACCTTGGTACGTTTGTCTGCGATTTTATGGCCTCTGGCCGCTGCCTCATGGTCTGATGA
This genomic interval from Rhodamnia argentea isolate NSW1041297 chromosome 4, ASM2092103v1, whole genome shotgun sequence contains the following:
- the LOC115756785 gene encoding LOB domain-containing protein 4-like is translated as MPAAAAAAKPDLRACAACRHQRRKCRPDCQWAEFFPAALPQTFANARALYGLRNMNELTRHLPPEPRRIAMETIIFESNMRAFDRVGGCYRVIRDLAAAVQLVECELRRAQQLLAMLRGSELGVGSNVENCNLGLPQRSSQDQEVSLRHYFIADDLGASTSSCRVDEPPGANPLPGHVCRSDQPLNFLDEQISSGTVPVMDGASSTYINQLELDPSSIASQLCPPGNKSLKTVECTNSWLLAGVYPRDQPSNFLKLKSLDKINRQSRPIVARDELDGR
- the LOC115756769 gene encoding beta-fructofuranosidase, insoluble isoenzyme CWINV3-like isoform X2, translating into MATLFLAIACLCCALLSCGIGAELEGSQSRSIAAAREQPYRTSYHFQSPRNWLNDPNGLMYYKGVYHLFYQYNPHSALFSNGIVWAHSVSYDLVNWVHLNHALEPSEPFDVKSCWSGSATILPGSRPVILYTGIDANYRQVQNLAIPKNESDPFLQEWVKFSQNPIIVPPIGIEPDNFRDPTTAWWGPDGKWRIIVGSWRDNIGMAILYQSDDFFHWSKSEHPLFTLSNTSMWECPDFFPVSTDSTNGMDTSTLNPSTKHVMKAFPREIWLDRSGKQLIQWPVEEIKTLRDKNIGVKSLGLDGGSTYEVSNITASQVDVEVAFELPKLEEAELMDPNWVDPQILCSEKNASVGGMYGPFGLLALATKDLREQTAIFFRVFRGHNRYIVLMCSDQSRSSLRNEIDKTIYGAFLDIDPQVEKISLRTLIDHSIIESFGGEGKVCITSRVYPVLAIDEAARVYTFNYGTLSVRIERLDAWSMRKARIGPGESLVSQCENLSFRGSEECPSCAASPSHCEESASAI
- the LOC115756769 gene encoding beta-fructofuranosidase, insoluble isoenzyme CWINV6-like isoform X1, with the translated sequence MATLFLAIACLCCALLSCGIGAELEGSQSRSIAAAREQPYRTSYHFQSPRNWLNDPNGLMYYKGVYHLFYQYNPHSALFSNGIVWAHSVSYDLVNWVHLNHALEPSEPFDVKSCWSGSATILPGSRPVILYTGIDANYRQVQNLAIPKNESDPFLQEWVKFSQNPIIVPPIGIEPDNFRDPTTAWWGPDGKWRIIVGSWRDNIGMAILYQSDDFFHWSKSEHPLFTLSNTSMWECPDFFPVSTDSTNGMDTSTLNPSTKHVMKASFNSHDYYVLGTYNLELERFSPDDDLKGASPDLRLDYGKYYASKSFFDSAKNRRILFGWVNESDSTEDDIAKGWSGLQAFPREIWLDRSGKQLIQWPVEEIKTLRDKNIGVKSLGLDGGSTYEVSNITASQVDVEVAFELPKLEEAELMDPNWVDPQILCSEKNASVGGMYGPFGLLALATKDLREQTAIFFRVFRGHNRYIVLMCSDQSRSSLRNEIDKTIYGAFLDIDPQVEKISLRTLIDHSIIESFGGEGKVCITSRVYPVLAIDEAARVYTFNYGTLSVRIERLDAWSMRKARIGPGESLVSQCENLSFRGSEECPSCAASPSHCEESASAI